A single region of the Epinephelus moara isolate mb chromosome 16, YSFRI_EMoa_1.0, whole genome shotgun sequence genome encodes:
- the LOC126403604 gene encoding chymotrypsin-like elastase family member 2A: MKFVILALFVAGAYGCGRPTYPPTITRVVGGDDVRENSWPWQVSLQYKSGSNFYHTCGGTLISNQWVLTAAHCISSRTYRVFLGKHNLKTNNEPGSMAISPAKIVVHENWDSYRIRNDIALIKLATPVTFSDTIMAACLPDSGEILSDGAPCYVTGWGRLWTGGPIADILQQALLPVVGHSTCTRSDWWGSLVTSNMVCAGGDGELASCNGDSGGPLNCQNRDGTWDVHGVVSFGSSMGCNYPKKPSVFTRVSAYIPWINNVMTRN, from the exons ATGAAGTTCGTGATCTTGGCTTTGTTTGTTGCTGGTG CCTACGGGTGTGGCAGACCCACCTACCCTCCCACCATCACCAGGGTGGTTGGTGGAGATGATGTCCGTGAGAACAGCTGGCCCTGGCAG GTGTCTCTGCAGTACAAGAGTGGCAGCAACTTCTACCACACTTGCGGTGGCACCCTGATCTCCAATCAGTGGGTCCTCACTGCTGCTCACTGCATCAG CAGTCGCACCTACAGAGTCTTCCTGGGAAAACACAATCTGAAGACCAACAATGAGCCTGGCTCCATGGCCATCAGCCCCGCCAAGATTGTGGTCCACGAGAACTGGGACTCTTACAGAATCCG TAATGACATCGCCTTGATCAAGCTGGCAACTCCTGTCACTTTCTCTGACACCATCATGGCTGCCTGTCTTCCCGACTCTGGCGAAATCCTGTCTGATGGTGCTCCCTGCTACGTCACCGGCTGGGGTCGTCTCTGGA CCGGAGGTCCTATTGCTGACATCCTGCAGCAGGCCCTCCTCCCTGTGGTCGGCCACTCCACCTGCACCAGGTCCGACTGGTGGGGCAGCCTTGTCACCAGCAACATGGTCTGtgctggaggagatggagaactGGCTAGCTGCAAC GGAGACTCTGGTGGTCCTCTGAACTGTCAGAACCGTGATGGCACCTGGGACGTCCACGGTGTGGTGAGCTTCGGCTCTAGCATGGGCTGCAACTACCCCAAGAAGCCCTCTGTCTTCACTAGGGTCAGCGCCTACATCCCCTGGATCAACAAC gTGATGACCAGGAACTAA